From Tripterygium wilfordii isolate XIE 37 chromosome 13, ASM1340144v1, whole genome shotgun sequence, the proteins below share one genomic window:
- the LOC120011972 gene encoding 50S ribosomal protein L25, with the protein MAKWWRGLRTVVHGSRFPQPASHSQTSSYHTIQAIPRECTGNRVSARDRAQGRIPAVVFAQSLLEKNPSSRSLSRKQLLTTERKQIQSILKSVELPFFCSTTFPLQIRAGSGSSVLLESGNVLPVKIHRDAETGKILNLVFVWADEGTELKVDVPVVFKGEEDSPGLQKGGDLNRIRSSLSFLCPAEYIPPKIEVDVSKLDIGDRIFMRDIEVHPSMKLLSKNENMPVCKIVPTTLKTPDPEGE; encoded by the exons ATGGCGAAGTGGTGGCGCGGCCTGAGAACGGTGGTTCACGGCTCCAGGTTTCCTCAACCGGCATCCCATTCTCAAACTTCAAGTTACCACACCATCCAAGCAATACCACGAGAGTGCACAGGGAACCGGGTCTCTGCCCGGGACCGGGCCCAGGGAAGGATCCCCGCCGTCGTTTTTGCTCAAAGCCTCCTCGAGAAAAACCCTAGCTCCCGCTCCCTCTCCAGGAAGCAGCTATTGACGACAGAGAGAAAGCAGATTCAGAGTATTCTCAAGTCTGTCGAGCTCCCTTTCTTCTGCTCCACCACATTCCCGCTCCAGATTCGCGCCGGGTCCGGGTCGTCAGTTCTCCTTGAATCCGGAAATGTCCTCCCTGTCAag ATTCATAGGGATGCAGAGACAGGGAAGATACTGAATTTGGTGTTTGTTTGGGCCGATGAGGGAACAGAGTTGAAGGTTGATGTCCCTGTTGTATTCAAAGGAGAAGAGGATTCTCCTGGTCTACAGAAAG GGGGTGATCTGAACAGGATAAGAAGTAGCCTAAGTTTCCTTTGCCCGGCTGAGTACATTCCTCCAAAAATTGAAGTGGATGTCAGTAAGTTAGACATTGGAGACAGAATATTCATGCGTGATATTGAGGTTCATCCATCTATGAAGCTTCTGAGCAAGAATGAGAACATGCCTGTTTGTAAGATTGTGCCAACAACTTTAAAAACTCCCGACCCTGAAGGTGAATAG
- the LOC120012604 gene encoding uncharacterized protein LOC120012604 encodes MVSKARVVMEPTAITSLVLGAALGLVVNEMYRVSKEAVERCDLFHDELEYLKSTIKIVTPTINQIDQSRNRNSYPREVVEEIETSKKLLVRANDLVMTCSDIRRRKVWKTYRCTKKIRTLHDSLRAHLTLLLGVLNHVNQMKED; translated from the coding sequence ATGGTGTCAAAAGCTAGGGTGGTTATGGAACCTACAGCAATTACATCGCTTGTGCTAGGGGCTGCGCTAGGACTTGTGGTTAACGAGATGTATCGAGTAAGTAAGGAGGCAGTTGAAAGATGTGATTTATTTCATGATGAACTGGAATACCTCAAATCCACAATCAAGATTGTGACCCCAACCATCAACCAAATTGATCAATCCAGAAACCGAAACAGTTATCCCAGAGAAGTAGTAGAGGAGATCGAAACGTCCAAGAAACTTCTTGTGCGGGCAAACGATCTGGTTATGACTTGCTCGGATATACGAAGACGGAAAGTTTGGAAAACGTACAGGTGCACAAAGAAAATTAGAACTCTCCATGATTCTCTAAGAGCCCACTTGACCCTCCTACTGGGTGTTCTTAATCATGTGAACCAAATGAAGGAGGACTAA
- the LOC120013128 gene encoding mitogen-activated protein kinase kinase kinase 5-like produces the protein MRWLQNISFSSSSPSTSFKSSSKTDGCDAASLDLRKSNSWEDQRQRRFHRRGRRIGVGGPTLTRARKLRYLTDYDVAASSSLRSPASDAPHFAALSRSVSSYDHASTSKCCSVVAVPLPLPLPEGRPDLADGEGRLRAGRGRGVEERERDGVRDRGKERDRTNEGVLSNSPISSVLAARDKKTKEYSELRPSRIVNPDLNSESYREKFGLVAPARSVPNSPYASPILSPQRKSSADLFSYHNMAPKANQVWSAPEMLNVDTSGLPSPAFFDHTAFSTDSSPLLSPSNRSPRRNLRSPSRSTSPFHTRLSLDTSAPQWEGSGHTEVHRLPLPPGAALPSPTAPMSQAVGKAESLPMNCHWQKGKLIGRGTFGSVYVASNRETGALCAMKEVELFPDDPKSAECIRQLEQEIKVLSKLKHPNIVQYYGSEIVDDRFYIYLEFVHPGSINKYFREHCGAITESVVRNFTRHILSGLAYLHSTKTIHRDIKGANLLVDAAGVVKLADFGMAKHLTGAAANLSLKGSPYWMAPELMQAVMQRDTNSDLAFAIDIWSLGCTIIEMLTGKPPWSEFEGAAAMFKVMKDTPAIPENLSPEGKDFLHCCFRRNPAERPTASMLLEHRFLKSLNLDVTESLNGMKLMEKSYSPREQTEVKLDLSPLSSSLRSSSKMVASNSSSFKQHSCTAARLTDDLTMKLPA, from the exons ATGCGTTGGCTTCAAAACATATCCTTCTCATCGTCGTCCCCTTCCACCTCATTCAAATCCTCTTCGAAAACCGATGGTTGCGACGCTGCCTCCCTTGATTTGAGGAAGAGCAATTCCTGGGAGGATCAGCGTCAACGTCGCTTTCACCGTCGTGGTCGTCGGATCGGAGTTGGTGGTCCCACGCTAACCCGCGCCAGGAAGCTCCGCTATTTGACCGACTACGACGTTGCCGCGTCGTCCTCATTAAGGTCGCCTGCCTCCGACGCGCCCCATTTTGCTGCACTTTCGCGGTCGGTGAGCAGCTACGACCACGCCTCTACCTCGAAGTGTTGTTCAGTCGTGGCGGTGCCGTTGCCGTTGCCCCTGCCAGAGGGGAGACCCGATTTAGCGGACGGGGAAGGGCGGTTGCGGGCTGGGCGTGGGAGAGGCGTGGAGGAGAGGGAGCGTGACGGGGTTCGAGATAGAGGCAAAGAAAGGGATAGAACTAATGAGGGAGTGTTATCAAATTCTCCAATTTCCAG CGTACTTGCTGCCCGAGACAAGAAGACGAAGGAGTACTCAGAGTTGAGGCCATCTAGGATTGTGAACCCAGATTTGAACTCAGAAAGTTATCGGGAAAAATTTGGTCTTGTTGCTCCTGCTAGGAGTGTTCCTAATAGTCCATATGCTAGTCCTATACTTAGCCCACAGAGAAAAAGTAGTGCTGATTTGTTTTCATACCATAACATGGCTCCCAAAGCAAATCAAGTCTGGTCTGCTCCGGAGATGCTAAATGTAGATACTTCAGGGCTCCCTTCCCCTGCATTCTTTGATCACACTGCATTTAGTACTGATAGTTCTCCCCTTCTCAGTCCATCGAATAGAAGTCCCCGAAGAAACCTCAGAAGCCCTAGTAGATCTACATCCCCTTTTCATACCAGATTGTCACTTGATACCTCGGCTCCGCAATGGGAAGGGAGTGGTCATACTGAAGTTCACCGATTACCTCTTCCTCCAGGAGCAGCATTGCCTTCCCCAACTGCTCCCATGTCTCAAGCTGTGGGTAAAGCAGAGTCATTGCCAATGAATTGCCATTGGCAGAAAGGGAAGCTTATTGGACGTGGTACATTTGGAAGTGTTTATGTCGCTAGCAATCG AGAAACTGGGGCATTATGTGCGATGAAGGAAGTCGAATTGTTTCCTGATGACCCCAAATCTGCAGAGTGTATAAGACAATTGGAACAG GAAATTAAAGTTCTCAGTAAGCTGAAGCATCCAAACATAGTGCAGTATTATGGTAGTGAAATA GTTGATGACCGCTTCTACATATATTTGGAGTTTGTGCACCCTGGTTCAATCAATAAATATTTTCGTGAACATTGTGGAGCCATAACGGAATCCGTTGTTCGAAATTTTACTCGTCATATTCTCTCTGGGTTGGCTTACCTTCATAGCACGAAGACAATACACAG GGACATTAAAGGagctaacttgcttgttgatgCCGCTGGAGTTGTCAAGCTTGCAGACTTTGGGATGGCAAAACAT ctCACGGGAGCAGCAGCTAATCTCTCCTTGAAGGGAAGTCCATATTGGATGGCTCCAGAG CTCATGCAGGCCGTGATGCAGAGAGATACTAACTCAGATCTTGCATTTGCTATTGATATTTGGAGTTTGGGTTGTACGATCATTGAAATGCTCACTGGAAAACCACCTTGGAGTGAGTTCGAAGGG GCAGCAGCTATGTTCAAAGTTATGAAGGACACTCCAGCAATACCTGAAAATTTGTCGCCCGAGGGCAAGGATTTCCTGCATTGTTGCTTTCGAAGAAATCCTGCTGAGAGGCCAACTGCTAGCATGCTACTAGAACACCGATTCTTGAAAAGCCTGAACCTGGATGTCACCGAGTCATTGAACGGGATGAAATTGATG GAGAAATCCTATAGTCCAAGAGAGCAAACTGAAGTCAAGCTTGATCTGTCGCCATTAAGTTCGAGCTTACGTAGTTCAAGTAAAATGGTGGCTTCCAACag CTCGAGCTTCAAGCAGCATTCTTGTACTGCGGCAAGACTGACCGATGATCTCACCATGAAACTTCCTGCTTGA
- the LOC120012605 gene encoding LOB domain-containing protein 36-like, with product MSSFNSPCAACKFLRRKCTLECVFAPYFPSDDPQKFASVHKVFGASNVAKLLNELNAAQRKDAVESLAYEAEARLRDPVYGCVGLISVLQHKLRQVQSDIFTAKKELATYIGPQAMLPMIQPTHGFMPQQHLGINPSSSHNLMNVMNAPMMGIPTVQTHSAPLVIREPRHQQQQQQQQQYHQYPHPQQQMYEAQQLAAVVAAREQEMLRVYEAQQQQHRHQIHQQQEFIGFNQSGFEGAGGSVTATGFDQMNAAAMSPSLALGTFDHQYQIQPQQQEHQHHPIEEQLFFHTQQQPPQTQQQQPQETLQPPQNQRSGSDEGRTGGLP from the coding sequence ATGTCTTCCTTTAATTCACCGTGTGCGGCTTGCAAGTTTCTGAGGCGGAAGTGTACTCTCGAGTGCGTTTTCGCTCCCTATTTCCCCTCCGACGATCCGCAGAAATTCGCGAGTGTTCACAAGGTGTTTGGTGCAAGTAACGTCGCGAAACTGCTTAATGAACTCAATGCGGCGCAGCGCAAGGATGCGGTGGAGTCATTGGCGTATGAAGCTGAAGCGCGTCTTCGAGATCcagtttatggatgtgtaggATTAATCTCGGTCCTTCAACACAAACTTAGGCAAGTGCAGAGTGATATCTTCACTGCTAAGAAAGAACTTGCAACCTATATAGGGCCCCAGGCAATGCTTCCTATGATACAACCCACACATGGTTTTATGCCACAACAACATTTAGGCATTAATCCATCGTCGTCGCACAATTTGATGAATGTGATGAATGCGCCTATGATGGGGATTCCTACTGTTCAAACACATAGCGCTCCGTTGGTGATTAGGGAGCCTCggcatcaacaacaacaacaacaacaacaacagtatCATCAGTATCCGCATCCGCAACAGCAGATGTATGAAGCTCAACAATTGGCGGCAGTGGTTGCAGCAAGAGAGCAGGAGATGCTAAGGGTTTATGAGGCGCAACAGCAGCAGCATCGGCACCAGATCCATCAGCAACAGGAATTTATTGGCTTTAATCAGAGTGGGTTTGAGGGTGCAGGAGGTTCAGTCACTGCCACTGGTTTTGATCAGATGAATGCTGCAGCCATGTCTCCTTCTTTGGCTTTAGGGACATTTGATCATCAATATCAGATTCAGCCGCAGCAACAAGAGCATCAGCACCATCCAATCGAAGAACAACTCTTTTTCCACACACAGCAGCAGCCCCCTCAgacccaacaacaacaaccacAAGAAACACTACAACCACCACAAAACCAGAGGTCTGGAAGCGACGAGGGTAGAACTGGTGGACTGCCTTGA
- the LOC120013130 gene encoding peroxidase 10-like, which produces MEQYQVSFHRLFCLLFLSSLVSCQLDYRFYDTTCPSLSNIVRYGVWSAIANDTRMAASLLRLHFHDCFVNGCDASLLLDDTATMKGEKTALPNQNSVRGYEVIDNIKANLEKACPATISCADIVTLAAREAVYLTGGPFWAVPFGRRDGLTASDSAANEQLPSPFEPLENITAKFTSKGLDLKDVVVLSGAHTIGFAQCFTFKPRLFNFGGSGKPDPALASSLLQSLQGTCPNQANSDTNLAPLDPVTFNKFDNIYYTNLLNNSALLQSDQALMGDNRTAAMVLNYSKFPYLFSMDFGTSMIKMANIGVLTGKRGEIRKNCRVVN; this is translated from the exons ATGGAGCAATACCAAGTTTCCTTTCATCGCTTGTTTTGCCTGTTGTTTCTGAGTTCTCTTGTGTCCTGTCAACTAGATTATAGATTCTATGATACTACTTGTCCCAGCCTCTCGAATATTGTTCGATACGGCGTTTGGTCAGCGATTGCAAATGATACTAGGATGGCAGCGTCTCTTTTGCGGCTTCACTTCCATGactgttttgttaat GGATGTGATGCATCTCTGTTGCTCGATGACACCGCGACGATGAAGGGGGAGAAGACTGCGCTGCCTAATCAAAATTCTGTTCGAGGTTACGAGGTCATCGACAACATTAAGGCTAACTTGGAGAAAGCTTGTCCGGCTACCATTTCTTGTGCTGATATAGTTACTCTTGCAGCAAGAGAGGCAGTTTATCTT ACTGGAGGCCCATTTTGGGCGGTACCCTTTGGCCGCAGAGATGGACTGACAGCAAGTGACAGTGCAGCGAATGAGCAGCTCCCTTCGCCCTTTGAACCCTTGGAGAACATTACGGCAAAGTTCACTTCAAAGGGTCTTGACTTGAAAGATGTCGTGGTTCTCTCAG GTGCGCACACTATTGGCTTTGCTCAATGCTTCACATTCAAACCAAGGCTTTTCAACTTCGGCGGCTCCGGTAAGCCTGATCCAGCACTAGCTTCATCACTCCTTCAGAGCTTGCAAGGAACATGCCCAAATCAAGCTAATTCTGATACCAACTTGGCTCCTTTGGATCCCGTTACCTTCAACAAATTCGACAACATCTACTACACCAATCTTCTGAACAACTCTGCTCTTCTCCAGTCTGACCAAGCACTTATGGGAGACAACAGAACTGCTGCCATGGTCCTCAACTACAGCAAGTTCCCTTACTTGTTCTCTATGGATTTTGGAACATCGATGATCAAGATGGCCAACATTGGTGTACTTACTGGGAAGAGGGGAGAAATAAGAAAGAATTGTAGGGTTGTGAACTAG